The genomic interval CTTAGCTATCACTATCTTGCCAGCGTTTATAGTTACGGGACAGATACCGCCAGACAGGGAAACTACGCGAAAGAATGTTATGCCCAGGCGTTGCAAAGTGGGGAACCTGATATATTGAACACCGCTTACTATACGATGGGACAGTATTTCCATGATTGTTATAAACTGAACTCCCGGAAGCAACTGCTTGATTCAGCATTATCTTATTATAATCAATCAATAACACTTAGCAACCGGGAGAGAAGCCGGATCATATTACGCAGTAATACTGCGGCTGTGGCGCTGAACACTGCCAATATCTATTTCCAGCACTACCCATCGTCTTTCCGGGACAGCGTATACCGCTACCTGGACATAGCCGAGCAGATAGCCACAGAAACCAGGCTAACAGAAATACTGATCAACTGTTATGGAATGCGGAGCGAATATGCTCTTCGGAATAACAAAGCAGATGAGGCGGAACAACTGCTGCTGACTGCACTCAGCGAAGTTGCTGCGTCCACGATTAAAATGCCACTCACCCAATCCCGGATATATCGCGCATTGGTAAGAGTAGCAGAACAGAAAAATGACCCGAGACTGGCCTTGTCATACATGAAAAGTTATGTATCCAGCAATGAGGAAGCTTTTAACCAGGAAAAAATCAACAATGCCCAAAAGATCGACGCACGATACCGCGCAGCACAACAGGCCCAGAAAATAGCCTTGCTGGAACAGGAAGCAGCCTTCCGGGAGAAACGTAACCTGCTTTCTATTGGCCTGGGAGCAGCGGGAATTGCCGCCCTGTCATTCCTGCTGGTTTCATATAACTATAAGCTGAAAGCATCCATGCGAAAACAGGAGCTGATAGATAAAGAAAAAGAGGAAGTCATCCTGAAGGTGAAACTGCAGGAAGCAGAAACTAATCAACTGCTGGCAGAACAGGCCCTGTTACGTGA from Chitinophaga filiformis carries:
- a CDS encoding LuxR C-terminal-related transcriptional regulator produces the protein MSDYEKVIVQCKLARAYFETDLDKAIAFTNNAAGASGADAKAWLYATRIHLLVQKKNKPAAYAALDSALIYVNQAKDPLAKGIVWLRNGWLDIIDNENDLAVSKLLKAVGYFKTPAGAPYAALSYHYLASVYSYGTDTARQGNYAKECYAQALQSGEPDILNTAYYTMGQYFHDCYKLNSRKQLLDSALSYYNQSITLSNRERSRIILRSNTAAVALNTANIYFQHYPSSFRDSVYRYLDIAEQIATETRLTEILINCYGMRSEYALRNNKADEAEQLLLTALSEVAASTIKMPLTQSRIYRALVRVAEQKNDPRLALSYMKSYVSSNEEAFNQEKINNAQKIDARYRAAQQAQKIALLEQEAAFREKRNLLSIGLGAAGIAALSFLLVSYNYKLKASMRKQELIDKEKEEVILKVKLQEAETNQLLAEQALLRERQQRLEKELLAEQLLKDSKNQIMEILADKHTSGNEEIKKLIKRQQQLDEEYEDHKTDFVEVHSSFFEQLQQRAGNSLTRLDMKYCSYILMGLSNKEISTRLNIEPKSIRMARYRIKQKLGLGKDDSLDNFIKTLS